CCAGAAAAACCTGTCGTGTTGACATTCGATGATGGTTACGGGGGGCATTATGAGTATGTATATCCATTACTTAAGAAATACGCCTACCCTGCCGTATTTTCAATTTACACCAATGGTGTCGGCAACAACGCTGGTCGAACTCATGTGAGCTGGGAACAACTAAAGGAGATGGCAGCTGATCCCTTAGTTACAATTGCATCCCATAGCGTTACTCACCCACCTGATTTAACAGTTTTGCCACCTGAACAAATCCAAAAAGAAGTTGTCGAGTCTAAGGCGATTCTAGAGGGAAATTTGGGGATTCCTATCCGCTACTTTACTTATCCTGCTGGAAAATATAATGAGCAAGTTGCAGGTTTGGTGCAAGCCGCAGGATATGATCTAGCACTGACCATGAATGATGTGGATGAGCGGTTTGCAGGTGGATCAGAAAGTTTATTAGCAGTTTCGCGCTTTGGTCAATCTAGACTCAAAGACATAATAGCCCAAGCTTGGGGAGGACCCCAATTACCAAGCTGGCAAATAGGTTTTAACTTTACAAGTCCAGTTCAAAGAACTGACATTACGATTGACAAAATTCCTCTTATTCTGGTTTCGGGTGGCAAACCAATAACCATCCACGCTGATAGCCGTTATACGGTCAAGGAGATTTTGGCTAAAAGTAACACCAATGCTGTTGCAGCTGTGGACGGAGGGTTCTTCTCCTTGAAATTCTTAAATTCTAATGTGATGATTGGACCCGTCTTCAGCCAAGTCACCAAACAATTTATTCCTGGCTACATTGGCGATAACCAGAAACTAGCCGGACGTCCTTTAGTATTGATTAGTCCTGATGAAGTGCGCTTCGTTCCCTTCGACCCACTCAATCACAACACTTTAGAGGGAATACAAGCTGAAATGCCTGAGGTAACAGATGCTTTTGTAGCAGCGGCGTGGCTTGTTAAAGATGGTCAACCTCAGCAAGCCAGCACCTTTAACGGTCTGTTTGGGTTTGACGCACCACGTTATCGGGCTTTTTGGGGTATTAACCAAAATAAACAAGCCACTATCGGTGTTTCCCTGGAATCTGTTGACTCCATATCTTTGGGAGTCGCACTCGTTAAGGCTGGGTTACAGGATGTTGTCATGGTTGATTCAGGTCAGAGTACTTCCTTGGTTTACCAAGGAGAATCTCTGGTACGTTATGAACCTCGCCCTGTTCCCCATGCAGTTGCCCTTTTAGGGTCTGCGTCAACGACTAACACTCCCGCCTGCGTTTTTGTAGAAAATAAAACAAAAAACCGGGGAACATAAGCACCACCCGGCTGAGTCTAAGCAGTATAAGAATCCTCAGTGATGTAGGGACACAGCAATTTGATGTCCCTACTTCCTTCTTCTCAAAACTAGACGTTCGCTGTTTTCTTCGTTACAGCGTTGAGTTCGCCCTTGGCATATTTAGCAGCAAACTCCTCAAGTGAAATCTGCTTAATCTTGCTAGCGTTGCCAGCAGTACCAAATTGCTGATAGCGATCGACACAAACCTTCTGCATATATTTAATAGAAGGCTTGAGGAAGTGACGGGGGTCAAATTCCTTAGGATTTGCTGCCAAAGCTTCACGTACCGCTGCGGTAATCGCCAGACGGTTGTCAGTGTCAATA
The sequence above is a segment of the Mastigocladopsis repens PCC 10914 genome. Coding sequences within it:
- a CDS encoding polysaccharide deacetylase family protein, whose amino-acid sequence is MKLIPNNRILNDLFFNFPTQSIFHALICGLFTVSGLLPQLAVAKSPVQGTAEPKSTSTTTSEGCSNDTRLNNKVSYWASNFVLASTWVSKPNLGLENLVTSIGPYVFAFLNRSSWPNISERAKQARVPILMYHDIIAKKQVFFDVTPEELEQHFQSLKENGITPISLDQLMTHLQTGMPLPEKPVVLTFDDGYGGHYEYVYPLLKKYAYPAVFSIYTNGVGNNAGRTHVSWEQLKEMAADPLVTIASHSVTHPPDLTVLPPEQIQKEVVESKAILEGNLGIPIRYFTYPAGKYNEQVAGLVQAAGYDLALTMNDVDERFAGGSESLLAVSRFGQSRLKDIIAQAWGGPQLPSWQIGFNFTSPVQRTDITIDKIPLILVSGGKPITIHADSRYTVKEILAKSNTNAVAAVDGGFFSLKFLNSNVMIGPVFSQVTKQFIPGYIGDNQKLAGRPLVLISPDEVRFVPFDPLNHNTLEGIQAEMPEVTDAFVAAAWLVKDGQPQQASTFNGLFGFDAPRYRAFWGINQNKQATIGVSLESVDSISLGVALVKAGLQDVVMVDSGQSTSLVYQGESLVRYEPRPVPHAVALLGSASTTNTPACVFVENKTKNRGT